The region GACGTTGCGATAGCCACTGTTGGGGCGGGGTTGTTTTTGAATTTCCTCCTTAATGCTGTCCAGGTCTACATAACGGTCGGAAACATTGATTAAACTATCACTGGTCATGGAACGGAGGCTCACCACCTCAATGCGCGCCCCCCGATAACTGACCGCATCGGCCGCATAGGCCAAATCTCCATCTCCACTAACCACTACAGCGGTGTCATAGGAACCCACCAAGGACATCAAATCCACGGCAATTTCCACGTCTAGGTTAGCCTTTTTAGAGCCGTCCGGCAATTGCACCAAGTCTTTGGCAATCACTCGGTAACCATTGCGGCGCATCCAAAGTAAAAATCCCTGTTGTTTTTCGTTACTGCGGTCTACCCCGGTGTAGAAAAAAGCTCGCAACAGTCGGGAGCCGCCCGTTAAACAGTGCAGTAATTTGGTGTAATCAATTTCAATGCCTAGTTGTAAGGCCGCGTAAAAAAGATTGGAACCATCGATGAAAATGGCCACCCTGCCCCGGTTTTCTAATAACTGATCCGGTGTAAACAGTGCATCCTGTTCAAAATCCTCAAACATGGTGTTCCTAAATGATTAAGTCGTAATTTAAAGGGGTTTTTAAAAAAATTTCAAAGGGAAAAAGCGGAAAAGTGATAAAAATGTTAATTTTTGTTAAAAAATCTTCAAAAGATTGGGGCTGACCTAGGGGGTCAGTTTTTCGATTCTACTCCTCTGCCGATAACTCCAGTTTGGTAAAAATAGGCTGGGCCGGGGGCAGATTTTGATTCGCACATAGTTGCCCCCAGGATTGGTGACGGTTGAATTCTTCCGCTTGCTCCAACGGCGATCGCCACTGGTCAAAATCCCAAGTGAAACCCAGTTGCTGATAAATTTTGGTACTCAGGCGGGGAACGATGGGGGAGAGGAGATAGGCCGAGAGCCGGATCGATTCCAATACGCTGTACAGCACATCTTCTACTTCCTTCTGACTGCCCTGTTTAAATAACTTCCAGGGAGCCATGTCATCGATGTATTTATTCCCAGCTCTCACCAGGGTAAAAATTGCTTCACAGGCATCGGTGAAGGACAGTCTTTCATAGGCACTGCTCACCTGTTCCCCCAAATGACTGCCCAGGGCTTTGAGGGGATTATCGGGGGCTAAATCCGTGGCCATTACCTGGGGACCTTGCCCCTGACAGTATTTTTTCACCATGCCCAGGGTGCGATTGAGCAAATTTCCTAAGTCGTTGGCCAAATCGGCATTGAGCACATTGACAAACCGTTGTTCGTTGAAATCCCCATCTTTGCCAAACTCAATTTCCTTGAGGAAATAGTAACGGAAAGCATCCTCCCCATAACGGTTAATTAAGTCCAGGGGATCAACGGTGTTGCCCAAACTCTTCCCCATCTTCTGCCCATCTTTGGTGAGAAAGCCATGGCCGAAAACCTGGGCAGGGATCGGTAATTCCGCCGACATCAACATGGCCGGCCAATAGACCGCATGGAACCGTAAAATATCTTTGCCAATCAAGTGTAAATTGATGGGCCACCATTGGGCCAAAGCATTAGCTAAACTAGGTTCTTCCTCCTCCCCCAAGAGAGCGGTGACATAGCCCAGTAGGGCATCAAACCAAACGTAAATAGTATGGTTGGGATCATTGGGGAGGGGGAAACCCCAGTCCAAATTGACCCGGGAAATAGAAAAGTCTTGCAATCCCTGGGCGACAAAATTTAACACTTCATTGCGACGACTACTGGGTTGGATAAATTCCGGTCGTTGGGCGTACAGTTCTTCCAATGGTTTCTGATAGCGGGAAAGGCGAAAAAAATAGTTTTCCTCATCCCGCCATTCTGCCTTGCGGTTAGGGTGTAGAGGACAATGGTTATCCTCCAATAAATCTCTTTTTTCTTTAAATTCTTCGCAGGCAACACAGTACCATCCCTGTTGTTGGGCCAGGTAAATATCCCCTTTGTCCCAGACCCGTTGAAAAAAGTCTTTGACAATGGCTAAATGGTGGGGATCGGTAGTACGACTAAAACGATCGTAACGGATATTGAGCGATCGCCATAGTTCCTTAAACTTGACCACAATATGGTCACAATGGGTTTGGGGATCAAGGCCTTGGGCTTCGGCGGTACGTTGAATTTTTTGCCCGTGTTCGTCGGTGCCAGTGATCATCAACACCTCATAGCCCTGCAATCTTTTGAAGCGGGCCAGGGTATCCGCTACCACCGTAGTATAGGCACTGCCCAAATGGGGCACGTCGTTAACGTAGTACAGTGGAGTGGTGACGGAAAAAGTGGGTACGGAAGAATCAAGCATTCGATCAAAAAAAGTTTGTAAAAGTGCCGTGGATAATATTTAGTTTGGTTAACCACCATGCCTAGAATAGTCAAGATTAATGGTTCCTTCCCCAAACTCCTGAGGATAGATTTTCAAGGGGGGCTGTTAAGTAAACCTTGTTATTACCCTTAGAAATTCTTATCAATGAGACTAAAAATAGATTCTTAAAAATAAATTGAAATTCACAATCTTAAAAAGCGGGGGACTTCGGTGTAGCAAAGGCCAAACTTTAAAGAAGTTTTTCTCCATAATATCTTAAGATGTGAAGCCCTCTTCCTCTTTTTGGGAGCAAGTTCCGTCTCTACACCCGATCAGGATAAAATGAACTGCTAGCCCCCACTGCTTCTTTCTGACAAGGAATTTTCATGAAACCGTATTTAGCCGCTGCCCTGCAAATGACCAGCCGCCCCAACCTAGCCGAGAATTTACAAGAAGCAGAGGAGTTAATCGATTTGGCAGTGCGCCAGGGGGCAGAGTTGGTGGGTTTGCCGGAGAACTTTGCTTTTTTGGGTAATGAAACAGACAAACTGGAACAGGCTTCGGCGATCGCCACCGCGACGGAAAAATTTTTGCAGACCATGGCCCAACGGTTCCAGGTGACTATTCTGGCGGGGGGCTTTCCCTTTCCGGTGGCAGGGGAGGCAGGTAAAGCCTATAACACAGCCACTTTGATTGCTCCCAACGGGCAAGAATTGGCCCGCTACCATAAGGTGCATTTATTTGATGTTAATGTGCCCGACGGCAACACCTATTGGGAATCGGCCACGGTGATGGCCGGGCAAAAATATCCCCCGGTGTACCATTCCGATAGCTTTGGTAATTTGGGGCTCTCCATTTGCTACGACGTTCGTTTTCCAGAACTGTACCGTTACCTTTCCCGCCAAGGGGCAGATGTTCTCTTTGTGCCCGCCGCTTTCACTGCCTACACTGGCAAAGACCATTGGCAAGTGTTGCTCCAGGCCCGGGCCATTGAAAATACCTGCTACGTCATTGCCCCGGCCCAAACCGGTTGTCATTACGAAAGACGCCACACTCACGGCCACGCCATGATCATTGATCCCTGGGGAGTGATTCTGGCCGATGCGGGAGAAAAACCCGGTCTGGCGATCGCCGAAATTAACCCCGACCGCCTCAAACAAGTACGCCAGCAAATGCCTTCGTTGCAACACCGGGTATTCGTTTGATGACCAGATGCCAGGGCGTTCCTAGGTAGTCCATGGCACTGGCCCTAGGTATGGAGGCCAAAACTGGCTTTTCCGCCATTCTTAGCGGTTTATCCTGGGACAAAAACGAGAAAAAACCATGGGGATCAAGGATTTGCTCCATATTAACCACCCTATGGCGATTGTCTAGCAAAGCTTAATTAATAGTTAAGAAAACCTGAACAGTCCGGAGGGAATGTTAGTTTTTGGATCTTAGCCAGGTCACTGCAGCCCAATAAAGTTCACCAGCGGCGTTGTTTTTTCTGGCTAATCATCCAGGCCTCTGAACGGCGTAAATGGACTTGACCGCCATGGGGATCAGCACTAACTGCCATTGCAAGTAGTTTTCGCCTTCCCTTAACTGCGACTTTATAACTGTGCTTTATTTTGCAAATCTTACAGGAATTTTATCGTTTTTTAGCGCCGTAATTTGACCTGTTTGGCTTAATTTTTAACAAACCTTCTTTAAGTATCCGAAGAAATCACCATGACCATGTACCACCGAGCGATCCAAGCTCCCCAAATCCTTACCAAGCAGACCATCCACTGCCCCAACTGCGGAAACCATGCCGTCCGTCAGCAATCCCTGATTGAAAAGGAAATTGTCACTGAAACCGCTTGTCCTGTGTGTGACTACCTCTTGGTCAACTGTCACCGTACTGGCAGAGTGGTGGACTCTTACCTTTGTTTAAGTGCGAGGCGTTGAGGCGTTAGCCGGCAATAGTTATTTAGCCGGCAATAGTTATTGGGTCATTGACCACTGGGCTGACACTTTTCCACCTCGGCGGTCCAAAGCACCATCTGCTTCATTGCTTCCCGTAGCACCGTAGCCCCCAGATCACTGTTGTTGACCATAAAACTGAATGCCACTGGGCCCCAATGGTCGTTTTCCACATAGCCTGTGAGGGAGACTACCCCTGTGAGGGTGCCTGTTTTGCCCCACATTTTGCCCACCAGGGGAGTATCGGCGAAACTCCGCTCCAGGGTGCCCGATCGCCCAGCAACGGCAAGGGATTGTTGATAAATTCTCCCCGTTGACCTTTGGGTTTGATTAATTAAAAGTTGTACTAGGGTTTGGGGCGTTACCAGATCCTGACGTGAAAGTCCTGAGCCATCCCGTAATCTAACCGTAGTGGGGACTAGGCCGAGCTTTTCCAAGTAAGACTGCCAATTGGTGCCATGGGAAGGCGGTTGGATGGCGTTGAGCAAAGCTTCAGCATAGAGGTTATTGCTGCCTTGGTTTACCGTCTTGATCAATTTCCTGAGAGGAGGGGAAGTCAGAGTTAGCAAAGGAACCGGGGCGATCGCCGTGGTGTTGGTGTTCAGACTGTGGGAGTTGACAGTAATACCTTGTTCCGCCAACTTTTGTTGCAAACTAGCGAGGAAATAACCTGGGGGGTCTGCCACGGCCAAGGTGATCTCACGGGGTTCCCCTGCGGGGGGCAGAGCGCCGGTAATGACCAATTGCCGTTGACCAAAAATCTGCCGTACCTGGGGAGACTGGCCTGGCTCAATTTCCGTTTGGGTTTGGTTAGTAATCTGCCATTGTTCTCCAGCAATGGTATCGGACCATTCCGTGGCCAAGGGTTTTCCTAAGTCCTGGGGCGTGAGGGTGAGGGTAACTTGGTTACCGGCCAAAATTGCGCCATTGACAGGGGGAGCATAACCGTAGTGCAAATC is a window of Synechocystis sp. PCC 7338 DNA encoding:
- a CDS encoding NYN domain-containing protein; this translates as MFEDFEQDALFTPDQLLENRGRVAIFIDGSNLFYAALQLGIEIDYTKLLHCLTGGSRLLRAFFYTGVDRSNEKQQGFLLWMRRNGYRVIAKDLVQLPDGSKKANLDVEIAVDLMSLVGSYDTAVVVSGDGDLAYAADAVSYRGARIEVVSLRSMTSDSLINVSDRYVDLDSIKEEIQKQPRPNSGYRNVNPMPVFSQEKST
- the metG gene encoding methionine--tRNA ligase, whose protein sequence is MLDSSVPTFSVTTPLYYVNDVPHLGSAYTTVVADTLARFKRLQGYEVLMITGTDEHGQKIQRTAEAQGLDPQTHCDHIVVKFKELWRSLNIRYDRFSRTTDPHHLAIVKDFFQRVWDKGDIYLAQQQGWYCVACEEFKEKRDLLEDNHCPLHPNRKAEWRDEENYFFRLSRYQKPLEELYAQRPEFIQPSSRRNEVLNFVAQGLQDFSISRVNLDWGFPLPNDPNHTIYVWFDALLGYVTALLGEEEEPSLANALAQWWPINLHLIGKDILRFHAVYWPAMLMSAELPIPAQVFGHGFLTKDGQKMGKSLGNTVDPLDLINRYGEDAFRYYFLKEIEFGKDGDFNEQRFVNVLNADLANDLGNLLNRTLGMVKKYCQGQGPQVMATDLAPDNPLKALGSHLGEQVSSAYERLSFTDACEAIFTLVRAGNKYIDDMAPWKLFKQGSQKEVEDVLYSVLESIRLSAYLLSPIVPRLSTKIYQQLGFTWDFDQWRSPLEQAEEFNRHQSWGQLCANQNLPPAQPIFTKLELSAEE
- a CDS encoding carbon-nitrogen hydrolase family protein, with the translated sequence MKPYLAAALQMTSRPNLAENLQEAEELIDLAVRQGAELVGLPENFAFLGNETDKLEQASAIATATEKFLQTMAQRFQVTILAGGFPFPVAGEAGKAYNTATLIAPNGQELARYHKVHLFDVNVPDGNTYWESATVMAGQKYPPVYHSDSFGNLGLSICYDVRFPELYRYLSRQGADVLFVPAAFTAYTGKDHWQVLLQARAIENTCYVIAPAQTGCHYERRHTHGHAMIIDPWGVILADAGEKPGLAIAEINPDRLKQVRQQMPSLQHRVFV
- the dacB gene encoding D-alanyl-D-alanine carboxypeptidase/D-alanyl-D-alanine-endopeptidase, yielding MVLILLSEWKKRLSLLPLQLTGTGVFFLCLTTGVGAQTDRLCPAELAQKLAAHLQQPDLGRAQWGIAIQPLTESQPVYQYQADRFFIPASNQKLITTAMALQELGPDFRFTTRVYQLDGGKKVQVVTSGDPSLALEDLTAIAKGLKDKGVTVIEELELVDTIAPQHYQRPSWEWDDLHYGYAPPVNGAILAGNQVTLTLTPQDLGKPLATEWSDTIAGEQWQITNQTQTEIEPGQSPQVRQIFGQRQLVITGALPPAGEPREITLAVADPPGYFLASLQQKLAEQGITVNSHSLNTNTTAIAPVPLLTLTSPPLRKLIKTVNQGSNNLYAEALLNAIQPPSHGTNWQSYLEKLGLVPTTVRLRDGSGLSRQDLVTPQTLVQLLINQTQRSTGRIYQQSLAVAGRSGTLERSFADTPLVGKMWGKTGTLTGVVSLTGYVENDHWGPVAFSFMVNNSDLGATVLREAMKQMVLWTAEVEKCQPSGQ